A portion of the Paenibacillus antri genome contains these proteins:
- the panD gene encoding aspartate 1-decarboxylase, which yields MLRLMCKGKIHRATVTEANLDYVGSITIDAALMKAAKITPYEMVQVTSLRNATRWKTYALPGGERTGKICLNGPPAHLFQPGDMVIILSLGLFDEKEVERLVPRVVFVDRNNRITACVEHPLYDESGEVNWDALQP from the coding sequence ATGTTACGGTTAATGTGTAAGGGGAAAATTCATCGGGCGACAGTGACGGAGGCGAACCTCGATTACGTCGGCAGCATTACGATCGATGCCGCATTAATGAAAGCGGCGAAAATTACGCCGTACGAAATGGTTCAAGTGACGAGCCTGCGCAACGCGACCCGCTGGAAGACGTACGCGCTTCCGGGAGGAGAACGGACGGGGAAAATTTGTTTGAACGGACCGCCCGCCCATCTGTTTCAACCCGGCGATATGGTCATTATTTTAAGCTTGGGATTGTTCGACGAGAAAGAGGTAGAGCGGCTCGTGCCGCGGGTCGTCTTCGTGGATCGGAACAATCGCATCACCGCATGCGTCGAGCACCCGTTGTACGACGAATCGGGGGAAGTGAATTGGGATGCGTTACAGCCGTAG
- a CDS encoding YheC/YheD family protein, whose amino-acid sequence MRYSRSKYWKHRAMMKSAALAPSLPETRRLGREAFRSMLDRHRHVIVKPVGAWGGDGVVSVSAEGDRGYEVRSGKSRKTFDGTDSAYAYLRKLSKGRSHIVQQRIPLATVNGKPFDLRVMVQRKKGSPWVVTGKLAKVAGAGFLITNVRRSGGKVISYPDAFRRSNIRGASMTETERRIDALAVAAAEQLERYYPVRICGLDVGLDDKGGVWIIEANFTPYNGLFLKLKDRSMYRRIMAYAKQDNRKGTKK is encoded by the coding sequence ATGCGTTACAGCCGTAGCAAATACTGGAAGCATAGGGCGATGATGAAGTCCGCTGCGCTTGCGCCGAGTTTGCCGGAGACGCGCAGGCTCGGACGCGAGGCGTTCCGTTCCATGCTGGATCGGCACCGCCATGTCATCGTGAAGCCGGTCGGCGCCTGGGGCGGGGATGGGGTCGTATCCGTCTCGGCCGAAGGAGACAGAGGGTATGAGGTTCGCAGCGGCAAATCTCGGAAGACGTTCGACGGGACGGATTCCGCCTATGCATATCTACGAAAACTGTCCAAGGGGAGAAGCCACATCGTGCAGCAGAGAATCCCGCTGGCGACCGTGAACGGCAAGCCGTTCGATCTTCGCGTAATGGTCCAGCGGAAGAAAGGCTCGCCGTGGGTCGTAACCGGCAAGCTGGCGAAGGTCGCGGGCGCCGGCTTCCTCATCACGAACGTCCGGCGCAGCGGCGGGAAGGTGATTTCGTATCCCGACGCGTTTCGGCGCTCCAATATTCGCGGCGCGTCCATGACCGAGACGGAGCGGCGCATCGACGCCTTGGCGGTGGCCGCCGCGGAACAACTGGAACGATATTACCCGGTTCGCATTTGCGGACTGGACGTCGGCTTGGACGATAAGGGCGGGGTGTGGATTATCGAAGCGAATTTCACCCCGTATAACGGCCTGTTCCTGAAGCTCAAAGATCGATCCATGTACCGGCGAATTATGGCCTACGCGAAGCAGGACAACCGGAAGGGAACGAAGAAGTAA
- a CDS encoding right-handed parallel beta-helix repeat-containing protein has protein sequence MKRIIRIAIAVALALPTGLSWHDARAAEQVTAYPAVYALANAVAEQANPDTHLPKAHSGGGDGAYNIKTNDTAARTGYFKFRVDAERVPDDANRVYFSLKGKSNASQGTLTFQVYGLADDGWTADELQHGALVLSESPLLTWNNAPPIDDTAVFLGTATTIEGVDTESLIDVTSFLETLGADGEATIAVVGTSNGNVQIYNSYKTGTFANERGEAVPRAPTLLPQKVESVDFVVDPYDIPPPNVTSSADDGNIAPNAVDNNRYTRWSAQNTAEQDQYITFDLGEPKPVGYVGIAFYSGDSRQSFFTLQASNDGAVWTDVAANVASSGASQQIEAFDLHASELTTRYLRFVGHGNNSDNLNSRGWNSITEFQAYPPHPDGETPVVEAPYIEPELPPAEPYALPGLTNPDGTPYAVHTPNPVTGATLNVVADFGADPADNGNDDTPAILAAIAAADSGDEVYFPNGTYNLISTMPGDSQTNFQLKNGVNLRGESEAGTVLKSYLNEPGNSRAIKAFNKNNIYISDLTITARYDGGYTTDPTSQNPGIGGFGNGIYIDQSGDQGSYNITIERVTIEHFQRMGIRIAKSHDVTVRHSTFRKATDVGGGGAGYGISVQGTPKVDTLGLPTDTRHVLIEHNRFEGPYLRHGVVVQYYAHNNLVAFNTFLNTQLDAIDLHGEDEYLNEVAYNRVENVPRGGIGVGNTGGTPPLSNHDASGPGNYLHHNSVVNTRDGILVYMGSPGTRIEANLITGTKDYENAAGIKILNGPGTIVKDNVIVGNEAPGFWGILLARDPGDVNAGTGAGAGDPVDVTLTGNVIRRNTNGLKIEAGERITVLGNEIKQNRGTNVQVDVPLAEHDLKLKKEKQEK, from the coding sequence ATGAAACGCATCATTCGCATCGCTATCGCCGTCGCCCTGGCGCTGCCGACCGGCTTGTCCTGGCACGACGCCCGAGCCGCGGAGCAGGTAACCGCTTATCCCGCCGTCTACGCCCTGGCGAACGCCGTCGCGGAGCAGGCGAATCCCGACACGCATCTGCCGAAGGCGCACAGCGGAGGCGGGGACGGCGCATACAACATTAAGACGAACGATACGGCGGCGCGCACCGGCTATTTTAAGTTCCGGGTGGATGCCGAACGCGTCCCGGACGACGCGAACCGCGTCTATTTCAGCTTGAAGGGCAAGTCGAACGCTTCGCAAGGCACGCTGACGTTCCAAGTGTACGGCCTCGCCGACGACGGCTGGACGGCCGACGAGCTGCAGCACGGCGCGCTCGTCCTTTCGGAGTCGCCGCTTCTGACGTGGAATAACGCGCCGCCGATCGACGATACCGCGGTGTTCCTCGGGACCGCGACGACGATCGAGGGCGTCGACACCGAATCGCTCATCGACGTAACGAGCTTCCTTGAGACGCTCGGCGCCGACGGGGAAGCGACGATCGCCGTCGTCGGAACCTCGAACGGCAACGTGCAAATCTATAATTCGTACAAGACCGGAACGTTCGCGAACGAACGCGGGGAGGCCGTGCCGCGCGCGCCGACGCTGCTGCCGCAGAAAGTCGAATCGGTCGACTTCGTCGTCGATCCTTACGACATTCCGCCGCCGAACGTCACGTCCAGCGCGGACGACGGCAACATCGCCCCGAACGCGGTGGACAACAACCGCTACACTCGCTGGTCGGCCCAAAACACCGCCGAGCAAGATCAGTACATTACGTTCGACCTCGGCGAGCCGAAGCCGGTCGGATACGTCGGAATCGCGTTCTATAGCGGCGATTCCAGGCAGTCGTTCTTTACGCTGCAAGCGTCGAACGACGGCGCGGTCTGGACCGACGTCGCGGCGAATGTCGCGAGCTCCGGGGCTTCGCAGCAGATCGAAGCGTTCGATCTTCACGCTTCCGAGCTGACGACGCGATATCTCCGGTTCGTGGGGCACGGCAACAACTCGGACAACTTAAACTCGCGGGGCTGGAACAGCATTACGGAGTTTCAAGCGTACCCACCGCATCCGGACGGGGAGACGCCGGTCGTCGAAGCGCCGTACATCGAGCCGGAGCTGCCGCCGGCCGAGCCTTATGCGTTGCCGGGATTGACGAATCCGGACGGCACGCCGTACGCGGTACATACGCCGAACCCGGTGACGGGCGCGACGCTGAACGTCGTCGCGGATTTCGGCGCCGACCCCGCGGATAACGGGAACGACGATACGCCGGCCATCCTCGCGGCGATCGCGGCGGCGGACAGCGGCGACGAGGTGTACTTCCCGAACGGAACGTACAACCTGATCAGCACGATGCCGGGCGACAGCCAGACGAACTTCCAGCTGAAGAACGGCGTCAACCTTCGCGGCGAGTCGGAGGCGGGGACCGTGCTGAAGTCGTATTTGAACGAGCCGGGCAACAGCCGAGCGATCAAGGCGTTCAACAAAAATAACATCTATATTTCCGACTTGACGATTACCGCGCGATACGACGGCGGCTATACAACGGATCCGACCTCGCAAAATCCCGGCATCGGCGGCTTCGGCAACGGCATCTATATCGATCAATCGGGCGATCAAGGCTCTTACAACATCACGATCGAGCGGGTGACGATCGAGCATTTCCAACGCATGGGCATTCGCATCGCCAAGAGTCACGACGTCACAGTGCGTCACAGTACGTTCCGGAAGGCGACCGACGTAGGCGGAGGCGGCGCCGGATACGGTATTTCGGTGCAGGGCACGCCGAAGGTCGACACGCTCGGGCTCCCTACCGATACGCGCCATGTCTTGATCGAGCATAACCGGTTCGAAGGCCCGTATCTCCGCCACGGCGTCGTGGTTCAGTATTACGCGCATAACAACCTCGTCGCGTTCAATACGTTCCTGAACACGCAGCTCGACGCGATCGACCTGCACGGCGAAGACGAATACTTGAACGAGGTCGCGTACAACCGCGTGGAGAACGTCCCGCGCGGGGGCATCGGGGTCGGCAACACGGGCGGCACGCCGCCGCTTAGTAATCATGACGCCTCCGGACCGGGCAACTACCTTCACCACAACAGCGTCGTCAATACGCGCGACGGGATCCTTGTTTACATGGGCTCGCCGGGGACGCGGATCGAAGCGAACCTGATTACGGGCACGAAGGATTACGAAAATGCCGCCGGGATCAAAATCCTGAACGGCCCCGGCACGATCGTCAAAGACAATGTGATCGTCGGCAACGAGGCGCCCGGCTTCTGGGGCATTCTGCTGGCGCGCGATCCCGGCGACGTGAACGCGGGAACCGGCGCGGGCGCCGGCGACCCGGTCGACGTGACGCTGACCGGGAACGTCATTCGCCGCAATACGAACGGGCTGAAGATCGAGGCGGGCGAGCGCATCACGGTGTTGGGGAACGAGATCAAGCAAAATCGCGGGACGAACGTCCAGGTCGACGTTCCGCTCGCGGAGCACGACTTGAAGCTGAAGAAGGAGAAGCAGGAAAAGTAG
- a CDS encoding DUF2961 domain-containing protein, with amino-acid sequence MPRGITNMERFDLLPVLRDGVQVRYEGSIDKQGRNADWDWWLYRERDEWVIFDVDGPGCIYNFVQHRYPESREPTFRFYFDGEEAPRFEIKPSEFGSKAPFVAPLADAYLGPEDNGRGPIRVVRSFVPMPFAKSCRVTTDLRLKGPNKGDGGWGHIVYHAYDTADEVRTFTGTESYDRLLDMWRNVGSDPKPTAPSDAHAVERLELRPGESTTVLEERGPGSVEAIVAELAHAKPDDLMNVWIRATWDEHADADVECPIGVFFANELGIHPVGVLSHGRRPDGTFYHYFPMPYWRSARIELVNKGGEPVTFARWETRTTTARNALYEEGRTGYFRSTPYYRAKATHGADSVIGRIAGRGHLVAGHVTGVTRKPGLISCEGDVRVHIDGIATPQVESDGSESWVCYGWGFPTPPEMNPSSAYDGLPDNPWSMVRLCSGDWYPFQSELVFGIEAGEFNNQYIRHSGALFYYGVDEPGLTLTDELDIGDPASEGIHSYRTSGSRGYYTLESYYEGDDDHRSIRDTGHEIEGWSEFVATVHPENAGVRLRRRSDQMTGRQKANVYVDGALVTERSWYAADRNPYKRWLEDEFDVPAAYTSGKSEITIRLEYVQAGETRAWNEFYYWIYSLK; translated from the coding sequence GTGCCTAGAGGGATCACGAATATGGAACGGTTCGACCTGCTGCCGGTGCTGCGCGACGGCGTGCAGGTGCGTTACGAAGGCAGCATCGACAAGCAAGGGCGTAACGCGGATTGGGACTGGTGGCTGTACCGGGAACGCGACGAGTGGGTCATCTTCGACGTAGACGGTCCGGGCTGCATTTACAACTTCGTGCAGCACCGATATCCGGAAAGCCGGGAGCCGACGTTCCGGTTTTATTTCGACGGCGAGGAGGCGCCTCGTTTCGAAATCAAGCCTTCGGAGTTCGGGAGCAAGGCTCCGTTCGTCGCGCCGCTCGCGGACGCCTATCTCGGACCGGAGGACAACGGCCGAGGGCCGATCCGCGTCGTGCGCAGCTTCGTGCCGATGCCGTTCGCGAAGTCGTGCAGGGTGACGACGGACCTCCGATTGAAGGGGCCGAACAAGGGAGACGGAGGCTGGGGCCATATCGTGTACCATGCGTACGACACGGCCGACGAAGTCCGCACGTTCACAGGGACGGAATCGTACGATCGCCTGTTGGACATGTGGCGGAACGTCGGCTCGGACCCGAAGCCGACGGCGCCGTCCGACGCGCACGCGGTGGAACGGCTCGAGTTGCGCCCCGGCGAGTCGACGACCGTGCTCGAGGAGCGGGGGCCGGGCAGCGTGGAGGCGATCGTCGCGGAGCTGGCGCACGCCAAGCCGGATGACCTTATGAATGTATGGATTCGGGCGACATGGGACGAACATGCGGATGCGGACGTGGAATGTCCGATCGGGGTCTTTTTCGCGAACGAGCTTGGGATACACCCCGTCGGGGTGCTGTCGCACGGGCGCCGGCCGGACGGGACGTTCTACCATTATTTCCCGATGCCGTATTGGCGAAGCGCGCGTATCGAACTCGTCAATAAGGGCGGCGAGCCCGTAACGTTCGCCCGTTGGGAGACGCGCACGACGACGGCGAGGAATGCGCTGTACGAAGAAGGACGGACGGGTTACTTCCGTTCGACGCCGTATTACCGCGCGAAGGCGACGCATGGGGCGGACAGCGTCATCGGGCGGATTGCCGGTCGCGGTCATCTCGTGGCGGGGCATGTGACCGGGGTGACGCGCAAGCCGGGGCTGATCAGCTGCGAAGGCGACGTGCGCGTCCACATCGACGGCATCGCGACGCCGCAGGTGGAGAGCGACGGTTCGGAGAGCTGGGTGTGCTACGGTTGGGGGTTCCCGACGCCGCCGGAGATGAATCCGTCGAGCGCGTACGACGGCCTTCCGGACAATCCGTGGTCCATGGTCCGGTTGTGCAGCGGCGACTGGTATCCGTTCCAATCCGAGCTCGTCTTCGGCATCGAAGCCGGCGAATTCAATAACCAGTACATCCGGCATTCGGGGGCGTTGTTTTATTACGGCGTCGACGAGCCGGGTTTGACGCTCACCGACGAACTCGATATCGGCGATCCGGCGTCCGAAGGTATTCATTCGTATCGAACGTCGGGGAGCCGAGGGTATTATACGTTGGAATCGTATTACGAAGGCGACGACGATCACCGGTCGATCCGCGATACGGGCCACGAGATCGAAGGCTGGAGCGAGTTCGTGGCGACCGTTCATCCGGAAAATGCCGGGGTCAGACTCCGCAGAAGATCCGACCAGATGACCGGCCGGCAGAAGGCGAACGTCTATGTCGACGGCGCGCTCGTGACGGAGCGCAGCTGGTACGCGGCGGATCGTAATCCGTACAAGCGGTGGCTGGAGGACGAGTTCGACGTTCCGGCCGCTTACACGTCGGGGAAGAGCGAGATTACGATTCGTCTGGAGTACGTGCAGGCCGGCGAGACGCGGGCGTGGAACGAATTTTACTATTGGATTTATTCCTTGAAATAA
- a CDS encoding PfkB family carbohydrate kinase — translation MEYDVVALGELLIDFTPYGAAEEACFQKNAGGAPANVLAALAKLGKRTGFIGKVGRDRFGEYLAGVLERHGVSSRGVAFSETEHTTLAFVELDEHGERSFVFYRKPGADMTLREDEIEFDMIANANIVHFGSISMTHEPSRSATLKAIRFARSGGALVSFDPNLRPPLWPSLDAARAAMLEAMRLADVVKVSEEELAFLTGTADPESGSSLLYEMFSSALIFVTRGASGCFFRAGDRRGFVPSYPVKPVDTTGAGDAFLGGALFGLLEAESPIGELSADRLRRIAAFGNAAGALATTRRGGIPAMPSHAEVIGLMG, via the coding sequence ATGGAATACGACGTCGTCGCGTTGGGGGAGCTGTTAATCGACTTTACGCCGTACGGCGCCGCTGAAGAGGCGTGCTTCCAGAAGAACGCGGGAGGCGCGCCGGCCAACGTGCTGGCCGCATTGGCGAAGCTGGGGAAGCGGACGGGGTTCATCGGGAAGGTCGGACGAGACCGGTTCGGCGAATATCTCGCGGGCGTGCTTGAACGGCACGGCGTATCGTCCCGCGGGGTGGCGTTCTCCGAAACCGAGCATACGACGCTGGCCTTCGTCGAGCTGGACGAGCATGGGGAACGATCCTTCGTCTTTTATCGCAAGCCGGGCGCCGATATGACGCTGCGGGAGGACGAGATCGAATTCGATATGATCGCGAATGCGAACATCGTTCATTTCGGATCGATCTCGATGACGCACGAGCCTTCGAGAAGCGCGACCCTGAAGGCGATTCGATTCGCTCGCTCGGGCGGCGCCCTCGTCTCGTTCGACCCGAATTTGCGGCCGCCGTTATGGCCGAGCTTGGACGCCGCCCGAGCGGCGATGCTGGAAGCGATGCGGCTCGCGGACGTCGTGAAGGTGTCGGAGGAGGAGCTGGCGTTCCTTACGGGCACGGCCGATCCGGAGTCCGGCTCAAGCCTGTTGTACGAGATGTTCTCCTCGGCGCTGATTTTCGTTACGAGAGGCGCGAGCGGCTGCTTCTTCCGGGCCGGGGACCGCCGCGGCTTCGTCCCGTCGTATCCGGTGAAGCCGGTCGATACGACGGGCGCGGGGGACGCGTTCCTCGGCGGCGCGCTGTTCGGCCTGCTCGAAGCGGAGTCCCCGATCGGCGAGCTGAGCGCGGACCGTCTTCGACGAATCGCGGCTTTCGGGAATGCGGCGGGGGCGCTCGCGACGACGAGGCGCGGCGGCATTCCGGCGATGCCGAGCCATGCGGAAGTGATCGGCCTCATGGGTTAA
- a CDS encoding glycoside hydrolase family 32 protein, which translates to MTTTTAFKETYRPQFHYSPPTAWMNDPNGMVFYEGEYHLFYQYHPHGTVWGPMHWGHAASADLVRWEHHPIALMPDRHGAIFSGSAVVDRRDTTGFFGGGSGLVAMFTHHATDADGAVSQRQSLAYSADKGRTWTMYAGNPVLTDRRFADFRDPKVFRDEARDRWGMVLAAGDRIMIYHSPNMIDWTFGSEFGANEGSHDGVWECPDLFELPVNGDETRKKWVLIVSIGAKADRPEGSRTQYFVGSFDGERFANDAPPESVSWLDHGRDNYAGVTWSDVPETDGRRLFVGWMSNWMYADRTPTEEWRGAMTLPRELALREAEGRLTLVQTPVRELGALREAALRLEGGWLDPTAANPFEGFALDRFEIEAEFELRDASEFGFAVRCGEGEETLIGYDAANGSVFIDRRRSGATAFHEHFPCRHDAALSPRDGRVKLRVFVDWSSIEAFANDGELAMTDLVFPAPSSRGLRAYAKNGGVRIASLSLYRLQSIW; encoded by the coding sequence ATGACGACGACTACGGCATTCAAAGAAACCTACCGGCCGCAGTTCCATTACTCGCCGCCGACCGCCTGGATGAACGATCCGAACGGCATGGTGTTTTACGAAGGGGAGTACCACCTGTTTTATCAATACCACCCGCACGGCACGGTCTGGGGGCCGATGCATTGGGGGCATGCGGCGAGCGCCGACTTGGTCCGCTGGGAGCATCATCCGATCGCATTGATGCCCGACCGGCACGGCGCGATCTTCTCCGGCAGCGCGGTCGTAGATCGGCGGGACACGACTGGCTTCTTCGGCGGCGGTTCGGGACTCGTCGCGATGTTCACTCATCATGCGACGGATGCGGACGGCGCCGTTTCGCAGCGGCAGAGCCTTGCGTACAGCGCGGATAAGGGCCGGACCTGGACGATGTATGCGGGCAACCCGGTGCTTACGGATCGGCGCTTCGCCGACTTTCGCGACCCGAAGGTGTTCCGCGACGAGGCGAGAGACCGGTGGGGCATGGTGCTCGCGGCCGGCGATCGGATCATGATCTATCACTCGCCGAACATGATCGATTGGACGTTCGGCAGCGAATTCGGCGCGAACGAGGGCTCGCACGACGGCGTATGGGAATGCCCGGACTTGTTCGAGCTGCCCGTGAACGGGGACGAGACGCGGAAGAAGTGGGTGCTGATCGTCAGCATCGGCGCGAAGGCGGACCGCCCGGAAGGCTCCCGAACGCAATATTTCGTCGGTTCCTTCGACGGAGAACGGTTCGCGAACGACGCGCCTCCCGAGTCGGTGTCCTGGCTCGACCACGGCCGCGACAATTATGCAGGCGTCACATGGTCGGACGTGCCCGAGACGGACGGGCGGCGGTTGTTCGTCGGCTGGATGAGCAACTGGATGTACGCCGACCGGACGCCGACCGAAGAATGGCGCGGCGCGATGACGCTGCCGCGCGAGCTCGCGCTGCGCGAAGCGGAAGGGCGCTTGACGCTCGTACAGACGCCGGTGCGGGAGCTGGGCGCGCTCCGCGAAGCGGCGCTGCGGCTAGAAGGCGGATGGCTCGATCCGACGGCGGCGAATCCGTTCGAAGGATTCGCCCTCGACCGATTCGAGATCGAAGCGGAGTTCGAGCTGCGGGACGCGAGCGAATTCGGTTTCGCCGTCCGCTGCGGCGAAGGGGAAGAGACGCTGATCGGATACGACGCCGCGAACGGCAGCGTGTTCATCGACCGCAGGCGGTCCGGCGCGACTGCGTTTCATGAACATTTTCCGTGTCGTCACGATGCTGCGCTGTCTCCTCGCGACGGCCGGGTCAAGCTGCGGGTGTTCGTGGATTGGTCGTCGATCGAGGCGTTCGCGAACGACGGCGAGCTCGCGATGACGGATCTCGTCTTCCCGGCCCCGTCGAGCCGCGGGCTGCGCGCGTACGCGAAGAACGGCGGCGTTCGCATCGCGTCGCTGTCGTTGTACCGCCTACAGTCGATTTGGTAG
- a CDS encoding GNAT family N-acetyltransferase, producing the protein MHIRMLRGRELSDAAALSDRIFREPGQSSMADAFPYIFSNAIRSVSYGAFDGDKLVSFFGLVPWVVRVGEARVQAFSIGSVCTDPASRGQGLASRILDEVIAFADRSGASLLFVSGSRSLYTRAHCCPFGRVRRYTISSDAASRLATSGAGGASVIVREAEPSDLFAMHAVAAAMPVRFETDVNGLGALMQAEAVASTMKAKQSVFVAEAAGEVQAFAVVAFRAERASVVEWAGPAETAAPLLAACAAMPEISALEVPVPMHETALRERLDASGATALDENNQGTVRILNAARLLRQLNPWLEGKTLEAEALSPEQLVAACFGRVDMDALESTAHAARSSREPIPLPYTGGIYFI; encoded by the coding sequence ATGCATATTCGCATGCTGCGGGGGAGGGAGCTTTCGGACGCGGCTGCCCTCTCCGACCGGATCTTCCGGGAACCGGGCCAATCCTCGATGGCCGACGCCTTCCCTTATATTTTCTCGAACGCGATCCGGAGCGTATCGTACGGTGCGTTCGACGGGGACAAGCTCGTCTCCTTTTTCGGTCTCGTCCCGTGGGTCGTTCGCGTCGGCGAAGCGCGGGTTCAGGCGTTCTCGATCGGCTCCGTCTGCACCGATCCGGCGTCTCGGGGACAAGGCCTCGCCTCTCGCATCTTAGACGAAGTCATCGCGTTCGCGGATCGATCGGGCGCGTCGCTCCTCTTCGTGTCGGGCTCTCGTTCCTTGTACACGCGGGCGCATTGCTGCCCGTTCGGACGCGTTCGGCGCTATACGATATCGTCGGATGCGGCGTCGCGGTTGGCGACGTCGGGCGCGGGCGGCGCATCCGTTATCGTACGCGAAGCCGAGCCGTCCGACCTGTTCGCCATGCATGCCGTGGCCGCGGCGATGCCCGTCCGCTTCGAAACCGACGTTAACGGCTTGGGGGCGCTAATGCAGGCGGAAGCGGTCGCCAGTACCATGAAGGCGAAGCAGAGCGTATTCGTCGCCGAAGCGGCGGGCGAAGTACAAGCCTTCGCCGTCGTCGCATTCCGCGCGGAGCGTGCCTCAGTGGTGGAATGGGCCGGCCCGGCGGAGACGGCGGCGCCCTTGCTCGCCGCTTGCGCGGCGATGCCGGAGATTAGCGCGCTTGAGGTTCCGGTGCCGATGCACGAAACCGCCCTGCGCGAGAGGTTGGACGCGTCCGGAGCGACCGCGCTCGACGAAAACAATCAGGGAACCGTTCGGATTCTGAACGCGGCGCGGTTGTTGCGGCAGCTGAATCCGTGGCTTGAGGGGAAGACGCTGGAGGCGGAGGCGCTGTCCCCCGAGCAGCTCGTCGCCGCTTGCTTCGGACGCGTCGACATGGACGCTCTAGAATCGACGGCGCACGCGGCGCGGTCGTCGCGGGAGCCGATTCCGCTACCATATACGGGAGGGATCTATTTTATATGA
- a CDS encoding threonine synthase: MDFWFRCCVCSAQTPFGLRETKCACGGTLLVEYDLERAARDMTKAALRARPASMWRYAELLPVSNPEFIVSLGEGWTPLLRLDAAERALPLGKLWVKREEQNPTGSFKARGMSVALSVAREHGVRKVAVNSNGNAASALAAYAARAGMEAYAFLPKDCPWMIAEECVHYGARTTLVDGFIHDAGKIILDGKAEQGWHHVGTLREPGRAEGKKTMGLELAEQLGWKLPDVIVYPTGGGSGIIGMWSAFRQLRELGWIDGKLPRIVAVQETGCAPIVRAMSGRSGPEAAVDSTPTGMRVPNPPDGQLLVRILRETGGTAVEVSADDIRSAQTVMGKLGVSSSPEGAATWAGLAVLLDRGWIGPDEEVVLFNTSHAMKYWPKDGRSLPEVRSYEDWKKIQP; encoded by the coding sequence ATGGATTTCTGGTTTCGATGTTGCGTCTGCTCGGCGCAAACCCCGTTCGGGCTGCGGGAGACGAAATGCGCATGCGGCGGAACGCTGCTAGTGGAATACGATCTGGAACGAGCGGCCCGCGACATGACGAAGGCCGCCTTGCGTGCGCGGCCCGCTTCGATGTGGAGGTACGCGGAGTTGTTGCCGGTATCGAACCCGGAGTTCATCGTGTCGCTCGGCGAAGGCTGGACGCCGCTCCTTCGTCTGGACGCGGCGGAGCGGGCGCTGCCGCTCGGGAAGCTGTGGGTGAAGCGCGAGGAGCAAAACCCGACCGGCAGCTTCAAAGCGAGAGGGATGTCCGTAGCGCTGTCGGTCGCCCGCGAACACGGCGTCCGCAAGGTCGCCGTCAATTCCAACGGCAACGCGGCATCCGCCCTCGCCGCGTATGCCGCCCGCGCGGGAATGGAAGCTTACGCGTTCCTGCCGAAGGATTGTCCTTGGATGATCGCGGAGGAATGCGTCCATTACGGCGCGCGCACGACGCTGGTGGACGGTTTCATTCACGATGCCGGGAAGATTATTCTGGACGGGAAGGCGGAGCAAGGCTGGCATCACGTCGGCACGCTTCGAGAGCCGGGTCGGGCGGAAGGCAAGAAGACGATGGGACTCGAGCTCGCCGAACAGTTGGGCTGGAAGCTGCCCGACGTCATCGTCTATCCGACCGGGGGCGGTTCCGGCATCATCGGAATGTGGAGCGCCTTCCGGCAATTGCGGGAGCTCGGGTGGATCGACGGGAAGCTGCCGCGGATCGTCGCCGTGCAAGAGACCGGATGCGCCCCGATCGTGCGCGCGATGTCCGGGCGGAGCGGCCCGGAAGCGGCCGTCGATTCTACGCCGACGGGAATGCGCGTGCCGAACCCGCCGGACGGGCAATTGCTCGTGCGGATCCTGCGGGAGACGGGCGGAACGGCCGTCGAGGTCAGCGCGGACGACATCCGCTCCGCTCAAACCGTCATGGGCAAACTCGGGGTGTCGTCTTCCCCGGAGGGCGCAGCCACGTGGGCGGGCCTCGCCGTTTTGCTCGACCGCGGCTGGATCGGTCCCGACGAAGAAGTCGTGTTGTTCAACACGTCGCACGCGATGAAATATTGGCCGAAGGACGGACGGTCGTTGCCCGAAGTCCGATCGTACGAGGATTGGAAAAAAATACAGCCATGA